Sequence from the Nocardia cyriacigeorgica GUH-2 genome:
CACCGCGAGGATGGTGGCGAACGCGACCGCGGAGATCACGCCCAGCAGCAGCACACCGCCGAGCTCGAAGGCCAGCAGCGGCGCCGCCGAGTTCTGCCCACCGGCCGCGGCGAGGATCTTATCCGGGCCGACGATGGCCGCCGCGCCGTACCCGAGCACCAGGGTGAACAGGTAGAACGCACCGATCAGGGCGATGGCCCAGACCACCGAGCGCCGCGCTTCCTTGGCCGTGGGCACGGTGTAGAACCGCATCAGCACATGCGGCAGACCGGCGGTGCCGAGCACCAGCGCCAGACCCAGCGACAGGAAGTTCAGCTTCGACATCTCGCTGCCGCCGTACTGGGCGCCCGGGGCGAGCACATCGCGGGCGGCGACGGCGTCGTTGGCCGAACCGCTCACCGCGGCCTGCGCGGAACCGAGGATGTCGGAGAGGTTGAACCCGTACTTGGCGAACACCACCACCGTCATCACCGCGGCGCCGGTGATCAGCAGCACCGCCTTGATGATCTGCACCCAGGTGGTGCCCTTCATGCCGCCGACCAGCACGTAGACGATCATCAGCACGCCGACCACGGCGATCACGATGGCCTGTCCGGTCTTGCTGGAGATATCGAGCAGCAGCGCCACCAGGCCACCGGCGCCGGCCATCTGGGCCAGCAGGTAGAACAGCGAGACCGTCAGCGTCGTCAGGGCCGCCGCGGTGCGCACCGGGCCCTGCTTCAACCGGAAACTCAGCACATCGGCCATGGTGAATTTGCCGGTGTTACGCAGCATTTCGGCCACCAGCAGCAGTGCGACCAGCCAGGCCACCAGGAAGCCGATGGAGTAGAGGAACCCGTCGTAGCCGTAGACGGCGATGGCGCCGGCGATGCCGAGGAAGCTCGCCGCCGACAGGTAGTCACCGGCGATGGCGATGCCGTTCTGCGGGCCGGAGAACCCGCGTCCGCCGGTGAAATAGTCGGCGGCGGTGGTGTTCTTGCGGCTGGCGCGGATGACCACGACCATGGTGACCGCGACGAACAGCGC
This genomic interval carries:
- a CDS encoding cation acetate symporter; amino-acid sequence: MNLHYLAADATVGNPVANISIFALFVAVTMVVVIRASRKNTTAADYFTGGRGFSGPQNGIAIAGDYLSAASFLGIAGAIAVYGYDGFLYSIGFLVAWLVALLLVAEMLRNTGKFTMADVLSFRLKQGPVRTAAALTTLTVSLFYLLAQMAGAGGLVALLLDISSKTGQAIVIAVVGVLMIVYVLVGGMKGTTWVQIIKAVLLITGAAVMTVVVFAKYGFNLSDILGSAQAAVSGSANDAVAARDVLAPGAQYGGSEMSKLNFLSLGLALVLGTAGLPHVLMRFYTVPTAKEARRSVVWAIALIGAFYLFTLVLGYGAAAIVGPDKILAAAGGQNSAAPLLAFELGGVLLLGVISAVAFATILAVVAGLTITASASFAHDIYASVLKRGKADEAAQVRVSRITAVVIGVLAIGLGILANGQNIAFLVALAFAVAAAANLPTILYSLFWRRFNTTGALWSMYGGLISTIVLIVFSPAVSGSKSAMIPGSDFSWFPLSNPGIVSIPLAFALGVAGTYYGGRRGGEDPAKAAEMEVRSLTGVGAEKAVVH